In Streptomyces sp. SN-593, a single genomic region encodes these proteins:
- the uvrA gene encoding excinuclease ABC subunit UvrA — MADRLTVRGAREHNLRNVSLDLPRDSLIVFTGLSGSGKSSLAFDTIFAEGQRRYVESLSSYARQFLGQMDKPDVDFIEGLSPAVSIDQKSTSRNPRSTVGTITEVYDYLRLLFARIGKPHCPECGRPIARQSPQAIVDRVLELEEGSRFQVLSPLVRERKGEFVELFSDLQTKGYSRARVDGVTVQLTDPPKLKKQEKHTVEVVVDRLTVKDGAKRRLTDSVETALGLSGGMVILDFVDLPEDDPQRERMFSEHLYCPYDDLSFEELEPRSFSFNSPFGACPDCTGIGSRMEIDPELIVPDDQKSLDEGALSPWSGGMSKGYFDKLVQSLAEQLGFRTDIPYAGLPARAKKALLHGHKSEVRVAYKTRFGRERSYTTHFEGVIPYVRRRHNESESDSSRERFEGYMRAVPCPTCEGRRLKPIVLAVTVQDRSIADVAAMSISDCAEFLAGMKLAARDRKIAERVLKEVNERLRFLIDVGLDYLSLNRAAGTLSGGEAQRIRLATQIGSGLVGVLYVLDEPSIGLHQRDNHRLIETLVRLRDLGNTLIVVEHDEDTIKTADWVVDIGPGAGEHGGKVVHSGSLKELLANDESLTGQYLSGKRAIPTPAQRRPIDRARRLTVHGAREHNLQDIDVSFPLGVLTAVTGVSGSGKSTLVNDILYTHLARELNGARSVPGRHTRVDGDDLVDKVVHVDQSPIGRTPRSNPATYTGVFDNVRKLFAETMEAKVRGYLPGRFSFNVKGGRCENCSGDGTIKIEMNFLPDVYVPCEVCHGARYNRETLEVHYKGKSIAEVLDMPIEEALDFFEAVPAIARHLRTLNEVGLGYVRLGQPAPTLSGGEAQRVKLASELQRRATGSTVYVLDEPTTGLHFEDISKLIKVLSGLVDKGNTVIVIEHNLDVIKTADWVVDMGPEGGSGGGLVVAEGTPEQIAGVPASHTGKFLRDILSPDAVSDAAVPAPRKRAPAKKAAAKKTAAPRRRAAKA; from the coding sequence GTGGCCGACCGACTCACCGTCCGCGGCGCTCGCGAGCACAATCTCCGGAACGTCTCGCTGGACCTGCCCCGGGACTCGCTCATCGTCTTCACCGGCCTGTCCGGTTCCGGGAAGTCCTCGCTCGCTTTCGACACCATCTTCGCGGAGGGCCAGCGTCGGTACGTCGAGTCGCTCTCGTCCTACGCCCGGCAGTTCCTCGGGCAGATGGACAAGCCCGACGTGGACTTCATCGAGGGCCTGTCGCCGGCCGTCTCCATCGACCAGAAGTCCACCTCCCGCAACCCGCGCTCGACCGTCGGCACCATCACCGAGGTCTACGACTACCTCCGGCTGCTCTTCGCCCGGATCGGCAAGCCGCACTGCCCGGAGTGCGGCCGCCCGATCGCGCGGCAGTCCCCGCAGGCGATCGTGGACCGGGTGCTGGAGCTGGAGGAGGGCAGCCGCTTCCAGGTGCTGTCCCCGCTGGTGCGCGAGCGCAAGGGCGAGTTCGTCGAGCTCTTCTCCGACCTCCAGACCAAGGGGTACAGCCGGGCCCGGGTGGACGGCGTCACCGTCCAGCTCACCGACCCGCCCAAGCTGAAGAAGCAGGAGAAGCACACCGTCGAGGTGGTCGTCGACCGCCTGACCGTCAAGGACGGCGCCAAGCGCCGCCTCACCGACTCCGTGGAGACCGCGCTCGGGCTCTCCGGCGGCATGGTCATCCTCGACTTCGTCGACCTCCCCGAGGACGACCCGCAGCGCGAGCGGATGTTCTCCGAGCACCTCTACTGCCCTTACGACGACCTGTCGTTCGAGGAGCTGGAGCCGCGCTCGTTCTCCTTCAACTCGCCCTTCGGCGCCTGCCCGGACTGCACCGGCATCGGCTCCCGGATGGAGATCGACCCCGAGCTGATCGTGCCCGACGACCAGAAGTCGCTCGACGAGGGCGCCCTGTCGCCGTGGTCCGGCGGCATGTCCAAGGGGTATTTCGACAAGCTGGTGCAGAGCCTGGCCGAGCAGCTCGGCTTCCGCACCGACATCCCGTACGCCGGGCTCCCCGCCCGCGCCAAGAAGGCGCTGCTCCACGGGCACAAGTCCGAGGTCCGGGTCGCGTACAAGACCCGGTTCGGGCGCGAGCGCTCGTACACCACGCACTTCGAGGGCGTGATCCCCTACGTCCGCCGCCGGCACAACGAGTCGGAGAGCGACTCCAGCCGCGAGCGCTTCGAGGGGTACATGCGCGCGGTGCCCTGCCCGACCTGCGAGGGGCGGCGGCTGAAGCCGATCGTGCTGGCCGTCACCGTGCAGGACCGGTCGATCGCCGACGTGGCCGCGATGTCGATCAGCGACTGCGCCGAGTTCCTGGCCGGGATGAAGCTCGCGGCCCGTGACCGCAAGATCGCCGAGCGTGTCCTCAAGGAGGTCAACGAGCGGCTGCGGTTCCTGATCGACGTCGGCCTGGACTACCTCTCGCTCAACCGCGCCGCGGGCACCCTGTCCGGCGGTGAGGCGCAGCGGATCAGGCTCGCCACCCAGATCGGCTCCGGCCTCGTCGGCGTGCTCTACGTACTGGACGAGCCGTCCATCGGCCTGCACCAGCGCGACAACCACCGGCTGATCGAGACCCTGGTCCGGCTGCGCGACCTGGGCAACACCCTGATCGTGGTCGAGCACGACGAGGACACCATCAAGACCGCCGACTGGGTGGTGGACATCGGCCCCGGGGCCGGCGAGCACGGCGGCAAGGTCGTCCACTCCGGCTCCCTGAAGGAACTGCTGGCGAACGACGAGTCGCTGACCGGGCAGTACCTCTCGGGCAAGCGCGCCATCCCGACCCCGGCGCAGCGCCGCCCGATCGACCGGGCCCGGCGGCTGACCGTGCACGGCGCCCGCGAGCACAACCTGCAGGACATCGACGTGTCCTTCCCGCTCGGCGTGCTCACCGCGGTCACCGGCGTCTCCGGCTCCGGCAAGTCCACCCTGGTCAACGACATCCTCTACACCCACCTCGCCCGCGAGCTGAACGGCGCGCGCAGCGTGCCCGGCCGCCACACCCGGGTGGACGGCGACGACCTGGTGGACAAGGTGGTCCACGTCGACCAGTCGCCGATCGGACGCACCCCGCGGTCGAACCCGGCCACGTACACCGGCGTCTTCGACAACGTCCGCAAGCTGTTCGCCGAGACGATGGAGGCGAAGGTCCGCGGCTATCTGCCCGGCCGCTTCTCCTTCAACGTCAAGGGCGGCCGCTGCGAGAACTGCTCGGGCGACGGCACCATCAAGATCGAGATGAACTTCCTCCCGGACGTGTACGTCCCCTGCGAGGTCTGCCACGGCGCGCGGTACAACCGGGAGACCCTGGAGGTGCACTACAAGGGCAAGTCCATCGCCGAGGTGCTGGACATGCCGATCGAGGAGGCGCTGGACTTCTTCGAGGCGGTGCCCGCCATCGCCCGCCACCTGCGCACCCTCAACGAGGTGGGCCTGGGATACGTCCGGCTCGGCCAGCCCGCGCCGACCCTCTCCGGCGGCGAGGCGCAGCGGGTGAAGCTCGCCTCCGAGCTCCAGCGGCGCGCCACCGGCAGCACCGTCTACGTGCTGGACGAGCCCACCACCGGCCTGCACTTCGAGGACATCAGCAAGCTGATCAAGGTGCTCTCCGGGCTGGTCGACAAGGGGAACACCGTGATCGTCATCGAGCACAACCTCGATGTGATCAAGACCGCCGACTGGGTGGTGGACATGGGCCCCGAGGGCGGCAGCGGCGGCGGGCTGGTGGTCGCCGAGGGCACTCCGGAGCAGATCGCGGGGGTGCCGGCCAGCCACACCGGCAAGTTCCTGCGGGACATCCTCAGCCCGGACGCGGTCAGCGACGCGGCGGTGCCGGCCCCGAGGAAGAGGGCCCCGGCCAAGAAGGCGGCGGCGAAGAAGACCGCCGCGCCGCGCCGACGGGCCGCCAAGGCGTAG
- a CDS encoding MBL fold metallo-hydrolase, producing MAYTGEVTVGGKPDVHELEDLIITKIAVGPMNNNAYLLRSRATGEQLLIDAADDAGALLEVIGTDGLTSVVTTHQHGDHWQALQDVVTATGATTYAGREDAPGIPVATDTLLDDGDTVPLGPLRLTVRHLVGHTPGSVAVVYDDPHGHPHVFTGDCLFPGGVGNTHDDPAAFTSLLDGVSAKLFDALPDETWVYPGHGNDTTIGAERPHLAEWRARGW from the coding sequence ATGGCGTATACGGGAGAGGTCACGGTCGGCGGCAAGCCCGACGTGCACGAACTGGAAGACCTGATCATCACGAAGATCGCGGTCGGTCCCATGAACAACAACGCGTACCTGCTGCGCAGCCGGGCCACCGGCGAGCAGTTGCTCATCGACGCGGCCGACGACGCGGGGGCCCTGCTGGAGGTCATCGGTACCGATGGTCTCACCTCCGTGGTCACCACCCACCAGCACGGCGACCACTGGCAGGCGCTCCAGGACGTGGTCACGGCCACCGGCGCCACCACGTACGCCGGGCGCGAGGACGCCCCGGGCATCCCGGTGGCCACCGACACGCTGCTCGACGACGGCGACACCGTGCCGCTCGGCCCGCTGCGCCTCACCGTCCGGCACTTGGTCGGCCACACCCCCGGCAGCGTCGCGGTGGTCTACGACGACCCGCACGGCCACCCGCACGTGTTCACCGGCGACTGCCTGTTCCCCGGCGGCGTGGGCAACACGCACGACGACCCGGCCGCCTTCACCAGCCTCCTCGACGGCGTGTCGGCCAAGCTCTTCGACGCGCTCCCGGACGAGACCTGGGTCTATCCCGGCCACGGCAACGACACCACCATCGGCGCCGAGCGCCCGCACCTCGCGGAGTGGCGCGCCCGCGGCTGGTAG
- a CDS encoding cytochrome c oxidase assembly protein: MATTAAAPGFQALPELTGSRFLGTWHFDGVALAAVVLLGAAYGYGVRRKLASGDRWPLWRAALFYVFGLGTLAFATMSALAVYNRVLFWPAAVQNILLDLFAPLGLALGDPIGLAAPGGRLQRAFSSRPVRVLTYPLISSVLVLVSELTIYFTPYFAHALARDPVRQLMHLQLLLTGCLFVLPMLSRQELLPRWCTHPVRAVLVFLDGLFDSVPGIVVMTSGTLVAGNWYHAHTRDWGPSVQRDQMLGGGLMLALAELVGLPFLLLVFLEWWRAERDRTAVLDAALDREAALSARSGPAPVPAPAAAVPAPSGTPDQVAAEVPVSTRPWWETDEGEVGTRMRRGR; this comes from the coding sequence GTGGCCACCACGGCAGCCGCGCCCGGCTTCCAGGCACTGCCCGAGCTGACCGGGAGCCGCTTCCTCGGCACCTGGCACTTCGACGGCGTCGCCCTGGCCGCCGTCGTCCTGCTCGGCGCGGCGTACGGGTACGGGGTGCGGCGCAAGCTCGCGTCCGGCGACCGCTGGCCCCTGTGGCGGGCCGCCCTGTTCTACGTCTTCGGTCTCGGCACGCTGGCCTTCGCGACCATGTCCGCGCTGGCGGTCTACAACCGCGTGCTGTTCTGGCCGGCGGCCGTGCAGAACATCCTGCTCGACCTGTTCGCGCCGCTCGGGCTCGCCCTGGGCGACCCGATCGGCCTCGCCGCGCCCGGCGGCCGCCTCCAGCGCGCGTTCTCCTCCCGCCCGGTGCGCGTGCTCACCTACCCGCTGATCAGCTCGGTCCTGGTGCTCGTCTCCGAGCTGACCATCTACTTCACGCCGTACTTCGCCCACGCGCTCGCCCGCGACCCGGTGCGGCAGCTTATGCACCTGCAACTGCTGCTCACCGGCTGCCTGTTCGTGCTGCCCATGCTCAGCCGCCAGGAACTGCTGCCGCGCTGGTGCACCCATCCGGTGCGCGCGGTGCTGGTCTTCCTCGACGGGCTCTTCGACTCGGTGCCGGGCATCGTCGTGATGACCAGCGGCACGCTGGTGGCCGGCAACTGGTACCACGCGCACACCCGCGACTGGGGCCCGTCCGTGCAGCGCGACCAGATGCTCGGCGGCGGCCTCATGCTGGCCCTGGCCGAGCTGGTCGGGCTGCCGTTCCTCCTGCTGGTCTTCCTGGAGTGGTGGCGGGCCGAGCGGGACAGGACCGCCGTGCTCGACGCGGCCCTCGACCGCGAGGCCGCGCTGTCGGCGCGGTCCGGCCCCGCGCCGGTGCCCGCCCCCGCGGCCGCCGTGCCGGCGCCCTCCGGGACACCGGACCAGGTCGCGGCCGAGGTGCCGGTGTCCACCCGGCCCTGGTGGGAGACGGACGAGGGCGAGGTCGGCACGCGGATGCGCCGCGGCCGCTGA
- a CDS encoding TerC family protein, with amino-acid sequence MDVSLTLWALTLAGLIALIGADFLIGRSPRDVSVREAGLWTGVWTVLAGLFCAGLLVFAGAGPAGEFLAGYVTEKSLSVDNLFVFVLVMAKFAVPSPYRQRVLLVGVLIALLLRAVFIAAGATLVAGFSWVFFVFGAFLLRTAWKLAGEAVAGPAREEEYEENRLLRAVRRRVPSTSRYHGTLLFVTENGRRLMTPMLVVMLAIGTTDVLFALDSIPAIFGLTQDPYIVFTANAFALMGLRQLYFLVGGLLGRLVHLAYGLSLVLGFIGVKLVLHALHEAGAHVPEIPVPVSLGVILAVLAVTTVTSLLASRDSTAPAPPAPAELPGQPTAGGAGDIRDQGGSPAGRCLRERSPGA; translated from the coding sequence GTGGATGTTTCGCTCACCCTCTGGGCGCTCACCCTCGCAGGACTGATCGCGCTCATCGGCGCCGACTTCCTGATCGGCCGCAGCCCCCGTGACGTGTCCGTCCGCGAGGCGGGGCTCTGGACCGGGGTCTGGACCGTGCTCGCCGGGCTCTTCTGCGCCGGCCTGCTGGTCTTCGCCGGCGCCGGACCGGCCGGCGAGTTCCTGGCCGGCTATGTCACCGAGAAGTCGCTCAGCGTCGACAACCTCTTCGTCTTCGTGCTGGTCATGGCGAAGTTCGCGGTGCCCTCGCCGTACCGGCAGCGGGTCCTGCTGGTCGGCGTGCTCATCGCGCTGCTGCTGCGCGCGGTGTTCATCGCCGCCGGCGCCACCCTCGTGGCCGGCTTCTCCTGGGTCTTCTTCGTCTTCGGCGCCTTCCTGCTCCGGACGGCCTGGAAGCTGGCCGGGGAGGCGGTGGCCGGACCGGCGCGCGAGGAGGAGTACGAGGAGAACAGGCTGCTGCGGGCAGTGCGGCGGCGGGTGCCGTCCACCAGCCGGTACCACGGCACCCTGCTGTTCGTCACCGAGAACGGCCGGCGGCTGATGACCCCGATGCTCGTGGTGATGCTCGCCATCGGCACCACCGACGTGCTCTTCGCCCTCGACTCGATCCCGGCGATCTTCGGCCTGACGCAGGACCCGTACATCGTCTTCACCGCGAACGCGTTCGCGCTCATGGGCCTGCGCCAGCTCTACTTCCTCGTCGGCGGCCTGCTCGGACGGCTGGTGCACCTCGCGTACGGGCTGTCGCTGGTCCTCGGGTTCATCGGCGTCAAGCTGGTGCTGCACGCCCTGCACGAGGCCGGCGCGCACGTGCCCGAGATCCCGGTCCCCGTCTCCCTGGGGGTGATCCTGGCCGTGCTCGCGGTGACGACCGTGACGAGCCTGCTCGCCAGCCGCGACAGCACGGCGCCGGCCCCGCCCGCCCCGGCGGAACTGCCCGGCCAGCCCACCGCCGGAGGTGCCGGGGACATCCGTGACCAGGGCGGAAGCCCGGCCGGGCGGTGCCTGCGGGAGCGCAGCCCGGGCGCCTGA
- a CDS encoding TerD family protein, whose protein sequence is MTAELVRGQNHPLPGNRLEIRVSAGTPVVAAATFGDERGRAVGPDGGGPSPDREWLAHPGAPQLPGVEVPRQAAAEHRLAVDLGAVPQPVHRVHVLLALPADRAGAPADFGATPAPHVAVTTPDGTAVADYTVTGLGAETALLALELYRRQGAWKVRAVGQGYADGLSALLLDQGVPDADAAADEIHAAVRRERSRSVDAPAPRDDAPAPRADVPAPRADEAAGPADPGTTGAASGAPDTGGEPPAPAVDYRHPRRRAAPAAPPVPPAPPSGDTPGPPQDDAPRYAPPPEAPAPADGPPAPVAGDAGGWTMEERLHNQIWGMFEDLARTVAAYRSAEDFAQSRYDQEMDALLADPRTRGGAQAEAARDQAMTKRVALVDQARAVLDRDLAQLAAEADVVEPALPPAFAGWENPAWHAYQVPERPAIAVRLGGLTVPEAPELSIPLLVRLPLERGLWVDSADERGRALETAAAVAARLVACHPAGGFAVHVLDPAGSAAGALAPLYSGGVVALPPPAAGAAGVSEVLGRLTARVDLLQMAMRGGAADALPPGFDQAEQLLIVNEFPYGFDDRAVNQLRYLADEGPAAGVHLLLVADRDDASAYGPVLDVLWRSMLRLTPLPSDHLADPWVGHAWTYEPALVPPGSQVVAQVLRRLAAARPAYGM, encoded by the coding sequence ATGACGGCCGAACTGGTCCGGGGGCAGAACCACCCGTTGCCCGGCAACCGGCTGGAGATCCGGGTGTCGGCGGGCACCCCGGTGGTGGCCGCGGCCACCTTCGGGGACGAGCGGGGCCGTGCGGTCGGACCGGACGGCGGAGGACCTTCGCCCGACCGGGAGTGGCTGGCCCACCCCGGCGCGCCTCAACTGCCCGGCGTGGAGGTGCCGCGGCAGGCCGCCGCCGAGCACCGCCTCGCCGTCGACCTCGGCGCCGTGCCGCAGCCGGTGCACCGCGTGCACGTCCTGCTGGCCCTGCCGGCCGACCGGGCCGGCGCTCCGGCGGACTTCGGCGCCACGCCGGCCCCGCACGTGGCCGTGACCACCCCCGACGGCACCGCCGTCGCCGACTACACGGTGACCGGTCTCGGCGCCGAGACGGCCCTGCTCGCCCTGGAGCTGTACCGGCGGCAGGGCGCCTGGAAGGTCCGCGCGGTCGGCCAGGGGTACGCCGACGGGCTGTCCGCGCTGCTCCTCGACCAGGGCGTGCCCGACGCCGACGCGGCCGCGGACGAGATCCACGCCGCGGTGCGGCGCGAGCGGTCCCGCTCGGTCGACGCGCCAGCACCGCGCGATGACGCGCCAGCCCCGCGCGCCGACGTCCCCGCCCCGCGTGCCGACGAGGCGGCGGGACCCGCCGACCCCGGCACGACGGGCGCCGCCTCCGGCGCCCCCGACACGGGCGGCGAGCCGCCCGCGCCAGCGGTCGACTACCGCCACCCGCGCCGCCGCGCCGCCCCGGCCGCGCCGCCCGTGCCGCCGGCCCCGCCGTCGGGGGACACCCCCGGCCCGCCGCAGGACGACGCGCCGCGGTACGCCCCGCCGCCCGAGGCGCCGGCCCCGGCGGACGGCCCGCCCGCCCCGGTCGCCGGGGACGCCGGCGGCTGGACGATGGAGGAGCGGCTGCACAACCAGATCTGGGGCATGTTCGAGGACCTGGCCCGCACCGTCGCCGCGTACCGCAGCGCCGAGGACTTCGCACAGTCCCGCTACGACCAGGAGATGGACGCGCTCCTGGCCGACCCGCGCACCCGCGGCGGGGCGCAGGCCGAGGCGGCCCGGGACCAGGCGATGACGAAGAGGGTCGCGCTGGTCGACCAGGCCAGGGCCGTGCTCGACCGGGACCTCGCCCAGCTCGCCGCCGAGGCGGACGTGGTCGAGCCCGCGCTGCCCCCGGCCTTCGCCGGCTGGGAGAACCCGGCCTGGCACGCCTACCAGGTGCCCGAGCGTCCGGCGATCGCCGTTCGGCTCGGTGGCCTGACCGTGCCGGAGGCGCCCGAGCTGAGCATCCCGCTGCTGGTCAGGCTGCCGCTGGAGCGCGGGCTGTGGGTCGACAGCGCGGACGAGCGCGGGCGGGCCCTGGAGACCGCCGCCGCGGTCGCCGCCCGGCTGGTCGCCTGCCACCCGGCCGGCGGGTTCGCCGTGCACGTGCTGGACCCGGCCGGCTCGGCGGCGGGCGCGCTCGCCCCGCTGTACTCCGGCGGCGTGGTGGCGCTGCCGCCCCCCGCCGCGGGCGCCGCCGGCGTCAGCGAGGTGCTCGGCCGCCTCACCGCGCGGGTGGACCTGCTCCAGATGGCCATGCGCGGCGGCGCCGCCGACGCCCTGCCGCCGGGATTCGACCAGGCCGAGCAGTTGCTGATCGTCAACGAGTTCCCGTACGGCTTCGACGACCGGGCGGTCAACCAGTTGCGGTACCTCGCCGACGAGGGGCCGGCCGCCGGGGTGCACCTGCTGCTCGTGGCGGACCGCGACGACGCCTCGGCGTACGGCCCCGTGCTGGACGTCCTGTGGCGCTCGATGCTGCGGCTGACCCCGCTGCCCAGCGACCACCTCGCCGACCCGTGGGTCGGCCACGCGTGGACGTACGAACCCGCGCTGGTGCCGCCCGGCAGCCAGGTGGTGGCGCAGGTGCTGCGCAGGCTGGCGGCGGCGCGCCCGGCATACGGCATGTGA
- a CDS encoding TerD family protein has protein sequence MTVNMTKGQKISLSKADGGTLTAVRMGLGWQAAPRRGLFGSRTREIDLDASAVLFADKQPVDVVFFRHLTSDDGSVRHTGDNLVGGAGQGGDDESIVVDLQRVPVHVDQIVFTVNSFTGQTFAEVQNAFCRLVDETNGQELARYTLTGGGPYTAQIMAKVQRGAGGWSMTAIGTPANGRTFQDLIPAILPAL, from the coding sequence GTGACGGTCAACATGACCAAGGGGCAGAAGATCAGCCTGAGCAAGGCTGACGGGGGGACGCTGACCGCGGTGAGGATGGGGCTGGGCTGGCAGGCCGCGCCGCGCCGGGGGCTGTTCGGCAGCCGGACGCGCGAGATCGACCTGGACGCCTCCGCGGTCCTCTTCGCCGACAAGCAGCCGGTCGACGTGGTGTTCTTCCGCCACCTCACCAGCGACGACGGCTCGGTCCGGCACACCGGCGACAACCTGGTCGGCGGCGCCGGCCAGGGCGGCGACGACGAGTCGATCGTCGTCGACCTGCAGCGGGTCCCGGTGCACGTCGACCAGATCGTCTTCACCGTGAACTCCTTCACCGGCCAGACCTTCGCCGAGGTGCAGAACGCGTTCTGCCGCCTGGTGGACGAGACCAACGGCCAGGAGCTGGCCCGCTACACCCTCACCGGCGGCGGCCCGTACACCGCGCAGATCATGGCCAAGGTGCAGCGCGGCGCGGGCGGCTGGTCGATGACCGCGATCGGCACCCCGGCCAACGGCCGGACCTTCCAGGACCTGATCCCGGCGATCCTTCCCGCCCTGTAG
- the uvrB gene encoding excinuclease ABC subunit UvrB yields the protein MRPVSDIERTVAPFEVVSPYQPSGDQPAAIDDLERRVRAGEQDVVLLGATGTGKSATTAWMIERLQRPTLVMAPNKTLAAQLANEFRELLPNNAVEYFVSYYDYYQPEAYVPQTDTYIEKDSSINEEVERLRHSATNSLLTRRDVVVVASVSCIYGLGTPQEYIDRMVRLKVGDVIDRDRLLRKFVDIQYTRNDLAFTRGTFRVRGDTVEIFPVYEQLAVRIEMFGDEIEALYTLHPLTGEVITEDEQVYVFPATHYVAGPERMERAISGIEQELEGQLALMEKQGKLLEAQRLRMRTTYDIEMMRQIGTCSGIENYSRHIDGRGPGSAPDTLIDYFPEDFLLVIDESHNTVPQIGAMYEGDASRKRTLVDHGFRLPSALDNRPLKWEEFLTRVGQKVYLSATPGPYELSRGDGVVEQIIRPTGLIDPEVVVKPTEGQIDDLVHEIRVRAEKDERVLVTTLTKKMAEDLTDYLLELGVQVRYLHSDIDTLRRMELLQELRSGEFDVLVGINLLREGLDLPEVSLVAILDADKEGFLRSGTSLIQTIGRAARNVSGQVHMYADRITPAMAKAIDETNRRREKQIAYNTERGIDPQPLRKKIAGILDAYAREEADTQELLGSGRQRSRGKAPVPALGAKAGGKRTAAALPAEELADLIAELTEQMHTAAGELKFEVAARLRDELGDLKKELRQMREAGIA from the coding sequence ATGCGGCCCGTTTCAGACATCGAACGCACTGTGGCGCCCTTCGAGGTCGTCAGTCCCTACCAGCCCAGCGGCGACCAGCCGGCGGCGATCGACGACCTGGAGCGCCGTGTCCGCGCCGGCGAGCAGGACGTGGTGCTGCTCGGCGCGACCGGCACGGGCAAGTCGGCGACCACCGCGTGGATGATCGAGCGGCTCCAGCGCCCCACCCTGGTGATGGCGCCGAACAAGACGCTGGCCGCCCAGCTCGCCAACGAGTTCCGCGAGCTGCTGCCGAACAACGCGGTCGAGTACTTCGTGTCGTACTACGACTACTACCAGCCGGAGGCGTACGTCCCGCAGACGGACACCTACATCGAGAAGGACTCGTCGATCAACGAGGAGGTGGAGCGGCTGCGCCACTCGGCGACGAACTCGCTGCTCACCCGCCGGGACGTCGTCGTGGTCGCCTCCGTCTCGTGCATCTACGGCCTGGGCACCCCGCAGGAGTACATCGACCGGATGGTCCGGCTCAAGGTCGGCGACGTGATCGACCGCGACCGGCTGCTGCGCAAGTTCGTCGACATCCAGTACACGCGCAACGACCTGGCGTTCACCCGCGGCACCTTCCGGGTGCGCGGCGACACCGTCGAGATCTTCCCGGTCTACGAGCAGCTCGCGGTCCGCATCGAGATGTTCGGCGACGAGATCGAGGCGCTGTACACCCTGCACCCGCTCACCGGCGAGGTCATCACCGAGGACGAGCAGGTGTACGTCTTCCCCGCGACGCACTACGTGGCGGGACCCGAGCGGATGGAGCGGGCCATCTCGGGCATCGAGCAGGAGCTGGAGGGCCAGCTCGCCCTGATGGAGAAGCAGGGCAAGCTCCTGGAGGCCCAGCGGCTGCGGATGCGCACCACCTACGACATCGAGATGATGCGGCAGATCGGCACCTGCTCCGGCATCGAGAACTACTCGCGGCACATCGACGGCCGCGGTCCCGGCTCCGCGCCCGACACCCTCATCGACTACTTCCCCGAGGACTTCCTGCTGGTCATCGACGAGTCGCACAACACCGTGCCCCAGATCGGCGCGATGTACGAAGGCGACGCGTCCCGCAAGCGCACCCTCGTCGACCACGGCTTCCGGCTCCCCTCCGCGCTGGACAACCGACCGCTGAAGTGGGAGGAGTTCCTGACCCGGGTCGGCCAGAAGGTCTACCTGTCGGCGACCCCGGGGCCGTACGAACTCTCCCGCGGCGACGGCGTGGTGGAGCAGATCATCCGGCCGACCGGTCTGATCGACCCCGAGGTCGTGGTCAAACCCACCGAGGGCCAGATCGACGACCTGGTGCACGAGATCCGGGTCCGCGCCGAGAAGGACGAGAGGGTGCTGGTCACCACCCTCACCAAGAAGATGGCCGAGGACCTCACCGACTACCTGCTGGAACTCGGCGTCCAGGTGCGGTACCTGCACAGCGACATCGACACGCTGCGCCGGATGGAACTGCTCCAGGAGCTGCGCTCCGGCGAGTTCGACGTCCTGGTCGGCATCAACCTGCTGCGTGAGGGCCTGGACCTGCCCGAGGTGTCCCTGGTGGCGATCCTCGACGCGGACAAGGAGGGCTTCCTGCGCTCGGGCACCTCCCTGATCCAGACCATCGGCCGCGCCGCCCGCAACGTCTCCGGCCAGGTGCACATGTACGCCGACCGGATCACCCCGGCGATGGCGAAGGCGATCGACGAGACCAACCGCCGCCGGGAGAAGCAGATCGCCTACAACACCGAGCGCGGCATCGACCCGCAGCCGCTGCGCAAGAAGATCGCCGGCATCCTGGACGCCTACGCCCGGGAGGAGGCCGACACGCAGGAACTGCTCGGCTCCGGGCGGCAGCGCTCGCGCGGCAAGGCGCCGGTGCCGGCCCTGGGTGCGAAGGCCGGCGGGAAGCGGACGGCGGCGGCCCTGCCCGCGGAGGAGCTGGCCGACCTCATCGCCGAGCTGACCGAGCAGATGCACACCGCCGCCGGCGAGCTGAAGTTCGAGGTCGCCGCCAGGCTCAGGGACGAGCTGGGAGACCTCAAGAAGGAGCTGCGTCAGATGCGCGAGGCGGGCATCGCGTAA
- a CDS encoding methylated-DNA--[protein]-cysteine S-methyltransferase codes for MDEVAWAVRETAVGPLMVACGGAGLVLVAFRAEPRTVARQVRALERRLGCPVVEDPERTAPVSEQLDAYFAGGLTRFDLPLDWSLTTGFNRRVLRELAVGVPYGSVVGYQDLADRVGEPGAARAVGAAMGANPLPVVVPCHRVVESDGGIGGFGGGLEIKRALLALEGVLPAPLF; via the coding sequence ATGGACGAGGTGGCGTGGGCGGTGCGGGAGACGGCGGTGGGGCCGCTGATGGTGGCGTGCGGCGGCGCGGGGCTGGTGCTGGTGGCGTTCCGGGCGGAGCCGCGGACGGTGGCGCGGCAGGTGCGCGCGCTGGAGCGGCGGCTGGGATGCCCGGTGGTGGAGGACCCCGAGCGGACGGCACCGGTCTCGGAGCAGTTGGACGCGTACTTCGCGGGCGGGCTGACGCGCTTCGACCTGCCGCTGGACTGGTCGCTGACCACCGGGTTCAACCGGCGGGTGCTGCGGGAGCTGGCGGTGGGGGTGCCGTACGGGTCGGTGGTGGGGTACCAGGACCTGGCCGACCGGGTGGGCGAGCCGGGCGCGGCGCGGGCAGTCGGTGCGGCGATGGGGGCGAACCCGCTGCCGGTGGTGGTGCCCTGCCACCGGGTGGTGGAGAGCGACGGCGGGATAGGCGGCTTCGGCGGCGGCCTGGAGATCAAGCGGGCGCTGCTGGCGCTGGAGGGGGTGCTGCCCGCCCCCCTGTTCTGA